One window of Phycodurus eques isolate BA_2022a chromosome 17, UOR_Pequ_1.1, whole genome shotgun sequence genomic DNA carries:
- the smyd4 gene encoding SET and MYND domain-containing protein 4 isoform X1 translates to MDLPCVPWQEHVARKWVGLEPELRERFKSLLEIKDVIESALSLTTQHDVKCLHSISAGRPHHHTRKDAEEAAACRERGNASFKSRRYTEAALHYSQGVCLAPQGSEQLPLCYANRSAALFHLQRYQEALDDAAEAERTNYPSGLAHKLEKRRAQCLARLSSSELHADQEEGVRSGVSPKVTVRVSLEKGRHVVASETIEAGEVILSERPYSFVLVPSSSGTFGSEHRRCHACLNPTWRPVPCGGCSYARYCAASCRDRAWEEYHCRECPLGAHVTALGVLSQLALRVALKAGLKNIRQASGAAAEPPGDPSGAAYEGVSCLLHHLDRQSASMRFLCAVTMATLCLELSGTGPPPAGRQVAFVGDPADEDQGWRLLAGAALRHLLQLRCNAQAVVMLEDQGDDQPTECQSIEGTSPHWGLSDALVLSSQERRVATAVFPTLSLFNHSCRPNTSLMFGGGGMVTVRASRSVNAGREVLHCYGPHNSSMAAAERRHLLQEQYFFLCQCEACKEERAPGSSRDGTSGLLCAECDTSLASSGGGDLECRSCGFALSCGDLTERLRDVRRDLDEAVDLLEQGEPGETLALLERSRCRAGVTLPHTHQLQGRMDDTLARAHATNGNWSRAALHLERSSAAVAARFGADSVEMARQLAKLAQLHFNAGSRASALSVIPEARRLLSLHCGALCPEVQELQAMEDCLHNS, encoded by the exons ATGGATCTTCCGTGCGTCCCGTGGCAAGAGCACGTTGCTCGGAAATGGGTCGGACTCGAACCCGAGCTCAGGGAGCGTTTTAAGTCCCTGCTTGAAATAAAAGATGTCATTGAAAGCGCCCTGAGTCTGACAAC GCAGCATGACGTGAAGTGCTTGCACAGCATCTCTGCCGGAAGACCTCATCATCACACACGAAAGGATGCAGAGGAGGCGGCCGCATGCAGGGAACGAGGCAACGCCAGCTTCAAAAGCAGGAGGTACACCGAGGCAGCCCTGCACTACTCACAG GGAGTTTGTTTGGCCCCCCAAGGTTCTGAGCAACTGCCGTTGTGCTACGCCAACCGCTCTGCGGCACTCTTCCACCTGCAGCGCTACCAg GAAGCTCTTGACGACGCGGCAGAAGCCGAGAGGACCAACTACCCGTCCGGTCTCGCCCACAAGCTGGAGAAGCGTCGCGCACAATGCCTGGCACGCCTCTCTTCCTCGGAGCTCCATGCAGACCAAGAGGAAGGTGTCCGGTCGGGGGTGTCTCCTAAAGTGACCGTTCGAGTCAGCCTTGAGAAAGGTCGCCACGTGGTGGCGTCAGAGACGATCGAAGCCGGCGAGGTGATCCTGAGCGAGAGGCCGTACAGCTTCGTCCTGGTTCCGAGCAGCAGCGGCACGTTCGGGTCGGAGCACCGGCGTTGCCACGCGTGTTTGAACCCGACGTGGCGACCGGTCCCGTGCGGCGGGTGCTCATATGCCCGCTACTGCGCCGCCAGCTGCAGGGACCGCGCCTGGGAGGAGTACCACTGCCGGGAGTGCCCGCTGGGCGCCCACGTGACAGCTTTGGGCGTCTTGTCGCAGTTGGCTCTGAGAGTGGCGCTCAAAGCCGGCCTGAAGAACATCCGCCAGGCCTCTGGAGCCGCCGCCGAGCCCCCGGGGGATCCTTCGGGCGCCGCGTATGAGGGCGTCTCCTGCCTGCTACACCACTTGGACCGGCAGAGCGCCAGCATGCGCTTCCTGTGTGCGGTCACCATGGCGACGCTGTGCCTGGAGCTCAGCGGAACGGGACCGCCGCCCGCGGGACGACAGGTCGCCTTCGTGGGGGACCCCGCCGACGAGGATCAGGGGTGGCGGCTGCTGGCCGGCGCGGCGCTGAGGCATCTGCTGCAGCTGCGGTGCAACGCGCAGGCCGTCGTCATGCTGGAAGACCAAGGTGACGACCAACCGACTGAATGCCAGTCGATCGAGGGCACATCGCCACACTGGG GTTTGTCAGACGCCCTCGTGCTGTCCAGTCAGGAAAGACGGGTCGCAACGGCCGTCTTCCCGACGCTGAGTCTCTTCAACCACTCGTGCCGACCCAACACCAGCCTGATGTTCGGCGGCGGCGGCATGGTCACGGTGCGGGCGTCCCGCAGCGTGAACGCCGGGCGAGAGGTCCTGCACTGCTACG GTCCTCACAACAGCAGCATGGCCGCCGCGGAGCGCAGGCACCTCCTGCAGGAGCAGTACTTCTTCCTATGTCAATGCGAAGCCTGCAAGGAAGAGCGGGCGCCGGGAAGTAGCAGAGATGGTACATCTGGACTGCTCTGCGCAGAGTGTGACACTTCCCTC GCGTCCTCCGGCGGAGGCGATCTGGAGTGCCGATCGTGCGGTTTCGCGTTGTCCTGTGGCGATCTGACCGAGAGGCTGCGGGACGTCCGCCGAGACTTGGACGAGGCCGTGGATCTCCTGGAGCAAGGCGAACCCG GAGAGACCCTCGCCCTGCTGGAGAGAAGCAGGTGTCGCGCGGGCGTGACGCTGCCGCACACGCACCAGCTCCAGGGCCGCATGGACGACACTTTGGCCAGAGCGCACGCGACCAACG GCAATTGGTCGCGTGCGGCCTTGCACTTGGAGCGCAGCAGTGCCGCCGTGGCCGCCCGCTTTGGCGCAGACAGCGTGGAGATGGCGCGACAGCTGGCAAAGTTGGCGCAGCTGCACTTCAACGC CGGCTCGAGAGCCTCGGCCTTGTCCGTCATCCCCGAGGCCCGACGCCTTCTGAGCCTGCACTGCGGCGCCCTCTGCCCTGAAGTGCAGGAGCTGCAGGCCATGGAGGATTGTTTACATAATTCATAA
- the smyd4 gene encoding SET and MYND domain-containing protein 4 isoform X2 gives MDLPCVPWQEHVARKWVGLEPELRERFKSLLEIKDVIESALSLTTQHDVKCLHSISAGRPHHHTRKDAEEAAACRERGNASFKSRRYTEAALHYSQGVCLAPQGSEQLPLCYANRSAALFHLQRYQEALDDAAEAERTNYPSGLAHKLEKRRAQCLARLSSSELHADQEEGVRSGVSPKVTVRVSLEKGRHVVASETIEAGEVILSERPYSFVLVPSSSGTFGSEHRRCHACLNPTWRPVPCGGCSYARYCAASCRDRAWEEYHCRECPLGAHVTALGVLSQLALRVALKAGLKNIRQASGAAAEPPGDPSGAAYEGVSCLLHHLDRQSASMRFLCAVTMATLCLELSGTGPPPAGRQVAFVGDPADEDQGWRLLAGAALRHLLQLRCNAQAVVMLEDQGLSDALVLSSQERRVATAVFPTLSLFNHSCRPNTSLMFGGGGMVTVRASRSVNAGREVLHCYGPHNSSMAAAERRHLLQEQYFFLCQCEACKEERAPGSSRDGTSGLLCAECDTSLASSGGGDLECRSCGFALSCGDLTERLRDVRRDLDEAVDLLEQGEPGETLALLERSRCRAGVTLPHTHQLQGRMDDTLARAHATNGNWSRAALHLERSSAAVAARFGADSVEMARQLAKLAQLHFNAGSRASALSVIPEARRLLSLHCGALCPEVQELQAMEDCLHNS, from the exons ATGGATCTTCCGTGCGTCCCGTGGCAAGAGCACGTTGCTCGGAAATGGGTCGGACTCGAACCCGAGCTCAGGGAGCGTTTTAAGTCCCTGCTTGAAATAAAAGATGTCATTGAAAGCGCCCTGAGTCTGACAAC GCAGCATGACGTGAAGTGCTTGCACAGCATCTCTGCCGGAAGACCTCATCATCACACACGAAAGGATGCAGAGGAGGCGGCCGCATGCAGGGAACGAGGCAACGCCAGCTTCAAAAGCAGGAGGTACACCGAGGCAGCCCTGCACTACTCACAG GGAGTTTGTTTGGCCCCCCAAGGTTCTGAGCAACTGCCGTTGTGCTACGCCAACCGCTCTGCGGCACTCTTCCACCTGCAGCGCTACCAg GAAGCTCTTGACGACGCGGCAGAAGCCGAGAGGACCAACTACCCGTCCGGTCTCGCCCACAAGCTGGAGAAGCGTCGCGCACAATGCCTGGCACGCCTCTCTTCCTCGGAGCTCCATGCAGACCAAGAGGAAGGTGTCCGGTCGGGGGTGTCTCCTAAAGTGACCGTTCGAGTCAGCCTTGAGAAAGGTCGCCACGTGGTGGCGTCAGAGACGATCGAAGCCGGCGAGGTGATCCTGAGCGAGAGGCCGTACAGCTTCGTCCTGGTTCCGAGCAGCAGCGGCACGTTCGGGTCGGAGCACCGGCGTTGCCACGCGTGTTTGAACCCGACGTGGCGACCGGTCCCGTGCGGCGGGTGCTCATATGCCCGCTACTGCGCCGCCAGCTGCAGGGACCGCGCCTGGGAGGAGTACCACTGCCGGGAGTGCCCGCTGGGCGCCCACGTGACAGCTTTGGGCGTCTTGTCGCAGTTGGCTCTGAGAGTGGCGCTCAAAGCCGGCCTGAAGAACATCCGCCAGGCCTCTGGAGCCGCCGCCGAGCCCCCGGGGGATCCTTCGGGCGCCGCGTATGAGGGCGTCTCCTGCCTGCTACACCACTTGGACCGGCAGAGCGCCAGCATGCGCTTCCTGTGTGCGGTCACCATGGCGACGCTGTGCCTGGAGCTCAGCGGAACGGGACCGCCGCCCGCGGGACGACAGGTCGCCTTCGTGGGGGACCCCGCCGACGAGGATCAGGGGTGGCGGCTGCTGGCCGGCGCGGCGCTGAGGCATCTGCTGCAGCTGCGGTGCAACGCGCAGGCCGTCGTCATGCTGGAAGACCAAG GTTTGTCAGACGCCCTCGTGCTGTCCAGTCAGGAAAGACGGGTCGCAACGGCCGTCTTCCCGACGCTGAGTCTCTTCAACCACTCGTGCCGACCCAACACCAGCCTGATGTTCGGCGGCGGCGGCATGGTCACGGTGCGGGCGTCCCGCAGCGTGAACGCCGGGCGAGAGGTCCTGCACTGCTACG GTCCTCACAACAGCAGCATGGCCGCCGCGGAGCGCAGGCACCTCCTGCAGGAGCAGTACTTCTTCCTATGTCAATGCGAAGCCTGCAAGGAAGAGCGGGCGCCGGGAAGTAGCAGAGATGGTACATCTGGACTGCTCTGCGCAGAGTGTGACACTTCCCTC GCGTCCTCCGGCGGAGGCGATCTGGAGTGCCGATCGTGCGGTTTCGCGTTGTCCTGTGGCGATCTGACCGAGAGGCTGCGGGACGTCCGCCGAGACTTGGACGAGGCCGTGGATCTCCTGGAGCAAGGCGAACCCG GAGAGACCCTCGCCCTGCTGGAGAGAAGCAGGTGTCGCGCGGGCGTGACGCTGCCGCACACGCACCAGCTCCAGGGCCGCATGGACGACACTTTGGCCAGAGCGCACGCGACCAACG GCAATTGGTCGCGTGCGGCCTTGCACTTGGAGCGCAGCAGTGCCGCCGTGGCCGCCCGCTTTGGCGCAGACAGCGTGGAGATGGCGCGACAGCTGGCAAAGTTGGCGCAGCTGCACTTCAACGC CGGCTCGAGAGCCTCGGCCTTGTCCGTCATCCCCGAGGCCCGACGCCTTCTGAGCCTGCACTGCGGCGCCCTCTGCCCTGAAGTGCAGGAGCTGCAGGCCATGGAGGATTGTTTACATAATTCATAA
- the LOC133415606 gene encoding replication protein A 70 kDa DNA-binding subunit-like — protein sequence MSVNLTAGAIEDLFNESPVINPVLQVMYIREYPPGKQGHTRYRLNLSDGVRSSSCFLLASQLNHLKEAELLAPNCVCMLKKTISSYLGHKRVLVVVDMDVLQTAADAGGNIGNPTQLIGQTTGQQEANPSTSSSDEIPGPSGYGTSGSCENSQMKSSPMKSSWKASPMKASGMMSSMKASGMPSPMKASPVKGSGIVSPMEASPVKGSGMPSPMKASPVKGSGMSFPMQASTSSSPSQRPTKLTPIYHLSPYLSNWTVRARVTNKSDIRNWSNSRGEGKVFNFEVLDESGEIRITAFNSEVDKFFSLVEQNKVYLISKGSLKVANKQYTSLKNDYEITLEANSCIVPCEDSQGVPTVHCDFVPISQLEGKDPEAIIDVIGVCEEAEDVSLITTKAGKQLTKRELVLSDSSGKMVMLTLWGDQAQKFNASCHPVVAVKGARLSTFGGRSLSAFFCSTVMVNPDIPEAFELRAWYNQVGHGLCSQSLTEVQFTSGEFRTNWKSLSDVKTEQLGHGEKADYFSCVATVVFARKENCLYRACPSESCNKKVQEQDDGRYHCDKCGKDYPDFKYRFMLSVNLADFGDNVWATCFQDTAETLLGLGADRLGRLKDTDEDAFNEVFQKVHFSKHIFRSRVKLETYNDECRVKVTVMEVLPVDHRQHSRRLLNSIRTLACGN from the exons ATGAGCGTTAACCTCACGGCAGGGGCGATTGAG GACCTCTTTAACGAGTCTCCGGTCATAAATCCAGTTCTGCAGGTTATG TACATCCGTGAGTACCCTCCCGGGAAACAAGGACACACCAGGTACCGCCTGAACCTGAGCGACGGCGTGCGCAGTTCTTCCT GCTTCCTGCTGGCGTCACAGTTGAACCACCTGAAGGAAGCGGAGCTGCTGGCGCCTAACTGCGTGTGCATGCTCAAGAAGACCATCTCCTCGTATTTGGGCCAcaa GCGGGTTCTGGTGGTGGTGGACATGGACGTGTTACAGACTGCTGCGGATGCCGGAGGAAATATCGGGAATCCCACACAGTTAATCG GTCAAACCACCGGCCAGCAGGAGGCAAACCCGAGCACCTCCAGTTCCGATGAAATACCAGGACCCTCTGGATACGGCACAAGCGGCA GTTGTGAAAACTCCCAGATGAAGAGTTCTCCAATGAAGAGCTCTTGGAAAGCTTCTCCCATGAAGGCATCTGGGATGATGTCCTCCATGAAGGCATCTGGGATGCCGTCCCCCATGAAGGCATCGCCTGTGAAGGGTTCTGGGATAGTGTCCCCCATGGAGGCATCGCCTGTGAAGGGTTCTGGGATGCCGTCCCCCATGAAGGCATCGCCTGTGAAGGGTTCTGGGATGTCGTTCCCCATGCAGGCGTCGACCTCTTCCAGTCCTTCCCAGAGGCCAACCAAATTGACCCCAATATACCATCTCAGCCCGTACTTGAGCAA TTGGACCGTCAGAGCCCGAGTGACCAACAAGTCTGATATCCGCAATTGGAGCAACTCGAGAGGGGAGGGGAAGGTCTTCAACTTTGAGGTCctggacgagagt GGAGAAATCAGGATCACGGCCTTCAACAGTGAAGTGGACAAGTTTTTCTCCCTGGTGGAGCAAAACAAG GTCTATCTGATCTCCAAAGGCTCGCTGAAGGTGGCCAACAAGCAGTACACGTCGCTGAAGAACGACTACGAGATCACGCTGGAGGCCAACTCGTGCATCGTGCCGTGCGAGGACAGCCAGGGCGTGCCCACCGTGCACTGCGACTTTGTGCCCATCTCGCAGCTGGAGGGCAAAGACCCCGAAGCCATCATTG ACGTGATTGGTGTGTGCGAGGAGGCCGAGGACGTGTCCCTGATCACCACCAAGGCCGGCAAGCAGCTCACCAAGAGGGAGCTCGTGCTGTCCGACTCTAGCGGGAAGATGGTGATGCTCACATTGTGGGGAGACCAG GCTCAGAAGTTTAACGCCTCCTGTCACCCGGTGGTGGCCGTCAAAGGGGCTCGCCTGTCGACCTTCGGCGGCCGTTCGCTGTCTGCGTTCTTCTGCTCCACGGTGATGGTCAACCCCGACATCCCCGAGGCCTTTGAGCTGAGAGCCTG GTACAACCAGGTAGGCCACGGCCTGTGCAGTCAGTCCTTGACTGAGGTCCAGTTCACAAGCGGCGAATTCAGGACCAACTGGAAGTCTCTGAGCGACGTCAAGACGGAACAACTGGGACATGGCGAGAAG GCGGACTACTTCAGCTGCGTGGCGACGGTGGTGTTCGCCCGCAAGGAGAACTGCCTTTACCGGGCGTGTCCAAGCGAGTCCTGCAACAAGAAGGTTCAGGAGCAGGACGACGGACGCTACCACTGCGACAAATGTGGCAAGGACTACCCCGACTTTAAGTACCGTTTCATGCTCTCT GTGAACTTGGCCGACTTCGGGGACAACGTGTGGGCCACGTGCTTCCAGGATACGGCGGAGACCTTGCTAGGTCTCGGTGCTGACCGACTCGGACGTCTGAAGGACACA GATGAGGACGCGTTCAATGAGGTTTTTCAAAAAGTCCACTTCAGCAAGCACATCTTCAGGAGTAGAGTCAAGCTGGAGACATACAAC gATGAGTGTCGCGTGAAGGTGACTGTGATGGAAGTCCTCCCGGTGGACCACCGGCAGCACAGCAGGAGGCTGCTGAACAGCATCCGCACGTTGGCCTGCGGTAACTGA